One part of the [Synechococcus] sp. NIES-970 genome encodes these proteins:
- a CDS encoding hypothetical protein (bacterial pre-peptidase C-terminal domain family protein), translated as MKRIYWSCVFGCLAVLATTSRAIANEEMYRPVSIRSGQEINERLSERDIPTGEGGFARDYVVNLQAGDQVAIDLISNDFDTIVQLLTEDGSTIAENDDAPDGTTNSLLFVRINEPGKYTVRVRAFGETGSGNFSLKVTRLQPVRE; from the coding sequence ATGAAGCGAATCTACTGGAGTTGTGTGTTTGGATGTTTGGCTGTACTTGCTACTACTAGTCGGGCGATCGCCAATGAAGAGATGTACCGACCTGTTAGCATTCGCTCAGGACAAGAAATTAATGAACGCCTCTCTGAGCGTGATATCCCCACAGGAGAAGGTGGGTTTGCTCGCGATTATGTTGTTAATCTCCAGGCTGGGGATCAAGTTGCCATTGACTTGATTTCAAATGATTTTGATACAATTGTACAACTGCTTACGGAAGATGGCTCGACCATTGCAGAAAACGACGATGCTCCAGATGGCACAACAAACTCGTTACTGTTTGTTCGAATTAACGAACCTGGAAAATATACTGTGCGAGTAAGGGCTTTTGGTGAGACGGGTAGTGGAAATTTTTCTTTGAAGGTGACTCGTCTACAACCAGTTCGCGAATAG